TTGCACAGCCCAGTGCAACGAGTCCGGAGAGTCCGGCGAAAGTAGAAGGCTCGGGAATGGCGGAGCTGGTCACGATGAGGTCGATGGTGGTTCCTGCATTGCCGAAGGCCAGGACGACGTTGAGACCGCCCAGCGTGCCGGTGACATTGGAACCGAAGCTACCGACGACGCTCGAACTGCTGGAGAAGAGCGTGTAGGTGCCGGCGGAGTAGCCCGTCACCGTGGTGAAGACCAGGTTGCTCAAATCAAAGACCCCGTTGCTGATGTTCAGCGAACTGCTGGCTATCAGGTCGCTGGAGCCGGGGGCTGCGAGGTCGATGAGAAACGTGCCGCCGTTGATGGTAAGACCGTCGTTAAAGGTCATCGCGCCGATGGCCGCGGTCTGTGCGTTGGCGGCGTAGGTGCCGACGTTGACGGTCGAGCCTGCGGCGAATGTGGAGTTGCCGTTAAAGGTGCCCGAGCCGCGCAGAGTGGCCCCGCTGGCAACCGTGATGCCGGCCACGCTTGAGCTACCGCCGACGGTAACGCCGTTAACGGTGAGGGTGCCGGCGTTGACCAAGGTGCCTCCGGTGTAGGAGTAGGTATTACCCTCGAGTGAGAGATTGCCGAGCCCCGCTTTGGTGAGCACGCCGTTCTGGCCGGAGATGTTGCGGACCGAGTTTTGCAGGCTCAGGTCGACCCCGGAGTTTTTGACGTCGATGACGCTGGACTGGTCTCCGACGCGTATGCCGCGGTTGGCACTGTTGTTAAACGAGCCCGAGGATGCGGTGAGGCGCAGGGTGCCGTTTGCGATGACAATCGCGTCAGTGTTCGCGATGGCCACGCTACCCAGTCGCGTGGCGCTGTCGAACTCCACGGTGCCGCCGGAGATGGTCAGTCCACCGGCGAAATCGTTGGAAACCCCCGAAAGAACCAAGGTGCCTGCACCGGTTTTATTGATACCGCCGGTGCCGGTGAGCATAGCTGCCGCGTTATTGGAACCGTCGAAGGTGAGCGTGCCTCCGCCGGCGACCGAAAAGTTGGCCTGTCCGGTGTATCCGAGGTTAATGGTGAGGTTGGCGGTCGAGGTGTTGGAAATAAAGGTGACGGTGGGTGAGGAGCCGCCTTGGAACTTGATCGCGTCTATGGCAGCGGTGTTGAAGGTCAGGGTGTTGCTCGTGGGAGTGCTGAGCGTCGAATTACGGATGAACAAGCCGCCTGTGGGGAATAATCCACTGGTGTTGTCGAGCGTCAGGGAGCGGATCGTGTAGGAAGCGTTTATACCCATCATGCCGCCGATTGCGGTGGCGGAACCGCCCAATGCTCCGGTGCCGATGGAAACATCGTCACCGGTGGCGATGGCGGTATTGGGATTCCAGTTGGAGGCGGTGTCCCAGCCGCGATTGGTTCCGCTGCTGCCACCGTCCCAGACGGGCGTGGCTGCTTCGAGCGTGACAAGCGAGGCCAAGAGGATGGATCCGAGTGCTAATCCGCGGCGGACCGGAGTGCGGTAATGATTTTTCATGATGCTGATTTGGAAAGGGTGTGAAAACGCGTGAATTGTTTTTCGGCCGGGCTGTGGATTACGGATTCGCCGGGAGGTCGGCGGCTTTGCGGAGCTCGACGTGTCCGTCGAAGAAGGCGTAATTGCGGCCTCCGCCATGCGGCATGGGAACCTCATCGGCTGCGCCGGCGGCGGGGATGTAGGACGTGGAGTTGCTGTAGTTCACACTGTCCATGTCCGAGATCATCCAAAT
The sequence above is a segment of the Rariglobus hedericola genome. Coding sequences within it:
- a CDS encoding autotransporter-associated beta strand repeat-containing protein translates to MKNHYRTPVRRGLALGSILLASLVTLEAATPVWDGGSSGTNRGWDTASNWNPNTAIATGDDVSIGTGALGGSATAIGGMMGINASYTIRSLTLDNTSGLFPTGGLFIRNSTLSTPTSNTLTFNTAAIDAIKFQGGSSPTVTFISNTSTANLTINLGYTGQANFSVAGGGTLTFDGSNNAAAMLTGTGGINKTGAGTLVLSGVSNDFAGGLTISGGTVEFDSATRLGSVAIANTDAIVIANGTLRLTASSGSFNNSANRGIRVGDQSSVIDVKNSGVDLSLQNSVRNISGQNGVLTKAGLGNLSLEGNTYSYTGGTLVNAGTLTVNGVTVGGSSSVAGITVASGATLRGSGTFNGNSTFAAGSTVNVGTYAANAQTAAIGAMTFNDGLTINGGTFLIDLAAPGSSDLIASSSLNISNGVFDLSNLVFTTVTGYSAGTYTLFSSSSSVVGSFGSNVTGTLGGLNVVLAFGNAGTTIDLIVTSSAIPEPSTFAGLSGLVALGCASLRRRRQSA